CCGCCAGAGACGGAGGGGCTGCTCTTACGGGTCTTCTCATTGCCATGCTCATGCCCATGGCCATGCCATGGTGGGCAGTTATCTGTGCCACGGGTCTTGCCATCGGTCTCGGCCGGGAAATTTACGGGGGAACGGGTACCCACCCTTTCAACCCCACCGCACTGGCAACGGCTCTTCTGCTCATATCATGGCCCCATCTCTATGATCTGGATCGTACTTTTCTGCATTATACCCTTGACTTCCCGGCCATATGGCCTCTGGTTGAAGTCAGGGCCATGGGCGCAGAAGCGGCTTTACGGTTCAGCTACGCAGATCTCTTTATGGGCAGAGAGATTGCCCATATCGGCACGGGCTGTGCGGCAGGTCTTCTCATCGGAGGCCTTATTCTCATGCTTAAAGGCATTTCCCGCTGGGAAATCTGCCTTTCTTTTATCGCAGGCATTCTCATTACGGCCACAGGCTTCCAGCTTGTCAACCCCGAAGCCTATGCCGGTCCCATCTTCCATCTGCTTACGGGCAGCACCCTTTTTGCCGCCTTCTTTCTCATGCCGGAAGATGCGGGCTCTCCGGTACTTCCCCTGCCCATGATTCTCTTTGGTC
The Desulfobotulus pelophilus DNA segment above includes these coding regions:
- a CDS encoding RnfABCDGE type electron transport complex subunit D, translating into MITSSTRLTVRHAPFAHCGQRISGRHLLIILAALPAILPTVWRFGAPAVAVVLMAVGSAMLWEMIFQTISRKPSAARDGGAALTGLLIAMLMPMAMPWWAVICATGLAIGLGREIYGGTGTHPFNPTALATALLLISWPHLYDLDRTFLHYTLDFPAIWPLVEVRAMGAEAALRFSYADLFMGREIAHIGTGCAAGLLIGGLILMLKGISRWEICLSFIAGILITATGFQLVNPEAYAGPIFHLLTGSTLFAAFFLMPEDAGSPVLPLPMILFGLGGGALVIIIRNLGMYGDGAVFAVLLMNLLTPILDRMRPKALGRSSWEN